In Parasegetibacter sp. NRK P23, the genomic stretch CTCACTACCGCTGAGGCCCTTCAAAAAGTGCTGGACGACCTTGAAAAAGCGGAACTGTTACTTTCTGAAGATTCCATCCGCCAATCGGGCGTTGTCCGCAACAACAGTTTCTTCAACGGTTTCAGGAACCAAAGGATGAATTTCTATGCGGTGAAGGCGTTACAGGCCAGGGCTTACCTGTGGGGCGGAAGAAAAGAGGACGCATACAATGCAGCCCTGGCAGTGATCAGCGAAGGAGAAAAATGGTTCCCCTGGACCGATTTCAACGCGATACGCGGGGCCACCGATCCCGATCGCGTATTCTCTCCGGAGCTCCTTCTTTCCATCTACAACCCTAACATGTACACGAACTATAACCAGTTCTTCAATCCGGGTATAGATGTATCCTCTGTGCTTACAGCAGAAGCCAGCATATTGCGCACGGCATTTGAAGCCAATGAGAATGACTACCGCTATACGACAACCTGGTTTTCGACCACCAAACCATACGTCACTTTTTTCAAATACGCGGATGCCGTGTCCACGACCAGTCCCTGGCGCTTCCTGCAGCCACTGATCAGGAAAACTGAACTGTATTATATCCTGGCTGAAACAACGAACGATCCCGCAAGCGCGGTCGGCTACCTGAACCTGGTGCGGAACAAACGCGGCTTACCAGCACTGGCATCCAACGCTGTGCTCAGAACGGAAATCACCAAAGAGTACCGCAAGGAGTTTTTTGGAGAAGGGCAGTTGTTCTTTTACTATAAACGCATCGGGCAGGCCACCATCCCGGGCGCGAACAGTTCTGGATCCGTAACGCCCACTTATATCGTTCCGCTTCCCCTGTCGGAAACCTCTACCCGATAACCAATCCGAAAACCGCAGCGGAGCTGCAATAAAATAATCAGGATGAAAAAACTATTCTACCTCGGTATGGTGCTCACGATGGCCCTGGGCTGTAAAAAAGAGCCACTGCTCACGTACGATACCGACGACAATATCTATTTTAATTATAAAGTCGGCCCATTGGAAATCCCTTCCGACAGCCTTATCTATTCCTTTGCCTACAGCGATGTAAACGTACAGGAAGCCACCATCGGTATTCCCCTGGCTGTTACCGGATTGCCCAATGAAAATGACAGGACATTCGAACTGGAAATCGATCCTTCCTCCACCGCGAAGGAAGGCGTGCATTACGATGCTTTTACCACTATCGTCCATGCAGGAAAGGTACGCGACACCCTGAAGATCCGCCTGCACCGGACGCCTGATCTCGCATCTGGCCGGAAAACACTGTATTTCCGCCTGAAGCCTAATGCAAGTTTCAAAACGAATATACCCATCGGCATTGGTAATTCGCGAGACACCACGCAACTGCTCAGGTTCATGATCGTTACCACAGATATACTAGAAGCCGGACCGAACTGGAGCGATTACCAATATTACCTGGGCGACTTCAGCGTAAAGAAGATGAAGCTGATGAACGAACTGTTCCAGATGCCGCTTGACCTCTGGACAGTTCCTTTGACAACGGCCATTACGACCGACGTGATCTATTATGGGTCATTGATGAGCAGATACCTTACCGACCAGGAATTACAGGGCAACACCATTTTTGAAGCCGATGGCATTACCCCCATGAAAATGGGATTCCATTTCCAGTAAACAGCTATTCATTACACCAACAGATTTTTATGCAACCAATTTATAAATACCTGCTTTTCGCCGCGCTTTGCTGGAGCATCGCGGGCTGCTACAAAGACAAAGGCAATTACGACTACCAGGCCATCAACGAACTAACGATCCGAAACCTGGATACTGTTCAGGGCTATTCCGTAGACCTGGGCCAGGTGCTTACTGTATCTCCACAAATAATAGGAACACAGGATACTGATGGCACCAGCCGTCCTTACAAATATGAATGGTCGATAGATTTTCCCGTATACGACTCGGTGATCTCCACAGAAAAGAACCTGAGCGTGAAGATGACAATGGCGCCCGGAAGCTATACGCTGCTTTTCAGGGTAATCGATGAAGTAACAGGGGTTCGGTTCCAGAAAAGGGCGCCCCTGCTCGTATCAACGAGTATATTTGAAGGTTATATGGTGCTTTCTGACGTGAACGGACATGCGCGGTTGGACATGATTCCGTATACCCGTGCCACCAATACCTTCAAAGTAATCCCGGATGTATTGGCTTACGCAGGTTCTACTTTTCCCCAGCAGGGAAAACCACTGCAGGTGTTCTGCATGGACAAAAACGCGTTCTTCGACGTAAAACCCAATTCCTACCGGATATATATTCTTACCGAAACAGGCACCAGCTGGGTGAATCCCGAAACTTTCGCCTATGGCCCGCTGGACAATATTCGCTATGAAATGACGGGCAATATCCCGGCGAATTTTAAAGCCACAAGAATGGGTGGAGAAGTGATTTTCGGATTATTCCCCGGTATGACACTTGTTTCCGGTAACGAAGTGTACACAAGGCTTTCAGACGCGCCGAATTTCCCTTACGCCGCCTGCAATATTTACCCTGGCGCCGCAAAACCGTTCAAGGCCCATCCACAGGTAATCATCGGAGGCCTGAATATGGTTGTCTTTAATATGGATAAACGCACATTTACCAGCGGTTTTTTCAGTGCAGTCAGTTTAAACGACATGGCGCCGGGATTAAACTATCCTACCGGTAAAGACCTCGTACACATGGAGTACGATGGATCAGGAAGCGCCTATGCCATTCTGAAGGATCCGGGTGTGCAGCAATATTACCTGCTCCGTTTTGTACCGGGAGCCGAGGTTACCTATTTTGAACCCCTCAACGCTACGGATATCGCCTCCGCTACACAATTCGCGGTAAGCCCCCAGTTCGGGTATCTTTTCTACAGCGCGGGCGGCAAACTGTATGAATATGACCTCTCCCTGAAACAAAGTTTCCTGATGGCCGACAAAGGAAATTCGGTGATCTCGCATCTTTCTTTCCAGCGTTTCTACAACAGCTCCAGGGTGCCCAAATATGCCGAATGGTCGCGCCTGCTTACCGTGGGCTCCTACAACCCCGCACAGGAAGAAGGAAAGAACGGGACCATTGAACTGTACAATATACTACCGGTGAATGAACAGATTACGCTTGCCAATTCCTGGACAGGTTTTGGAAAAGTTACCAGTGTATCCTTCCGCGAACGTTAAGCCATCATAATCTATAAAAATGGAAATGAAGATAAGAACATACTTTACCATCCTCGCCCTGGCTTTTGCTTCAATAGCGTATAGCCAGGAAACAAAAGAAGACAGTCTGCTGATTCAACGGTGCATAGAACTGGCCATGGAAGGAACCGATGAAAGCCTGCAAAAGGCCAGGGTGCAAGTGATGATACTTGCAGCAAAGGGAAAAGAGCATCAGCTCATGAAAGCCACACAGATAGCGTTTGTATTGGGGTTCGCGCCCCTGAGCGATTCTCTTTTGAACGTGGCGGTTAAAAAGTTCCCCAAAGGAGAGGCGGCCCGCGGAATGGCCCTCTCCAATGTTTACAATAAAAAACAAAACGCCGTGGAGATGGAAACAGCCTACAGGAAATGGAAAAGGGATTTCCCGCAAAAACAGGAAGATACCCAATCCGAAGATGACGCCAGCGCAAGAATAGGCGCGGCTTTTGCGGCAGAACGCAACTATAAGCAGATGGCAAGATGGTTTGAAAAAATCAGTGATAGTCTCCTGCTTGGACGCACGGAAATAGAGACGGCGGAAACAGCCTTGAATAATGGCGATACAGCCGTTACCACGGCGCTGCTAAACAAAGGAGTACCACGGTTGCGCCGGGCCGCCGCCCTCGAAATGTACCGCAACCAACTCAATACGTACCTGCAACGGTATGCTTTCATGTTGTACAAATTGGGTAAATACCCCGAAGCACTGGCGGTAAGTACCGAAGTATACAATGCTCCCGGCAATAAGAAGGCTTCATTACAACGTGAGCACGGTATGATACTGGTGGCCAACGGGAAAGGAAAGGAAGCGTTGCCCCTGCTGGCCGCACTGGTAAAACAAGGGCAGTCTGATGCACAACTTAATCAGGCGCTTCAGGACGCTTACCTGGATGAAAAAGGATCACTTGAAGGCTTTCAGGCGTACAGGTCAGCATTGAAGGAAGAAATGGTACAGCATGTAAGGAACGGACTTTCCGAAAAAATGATCAACGAAGAAGCGCCGCGGTTCGCACTGAAAGACCAGGACGGAAAAACGGTTTCCCTGGCGGATATGAAAGGAAAGATTGTAGTGCTCGACTTTTGGGCCACCTGGTGCGGCCCCTGTAAAGAATCCTTTCCGGCCATGAAAATAGCCGTTGAAAAATTCCGTTCAGATACCAGCGTTCATTTCTTTTTCGTGGATTGTTTGGAAAGGGTGAAAGATCCTAAGCCCGCTGTAATGGCATTCATCCACAAAAACAATTACCCCTTCCATGTGCTGTTTGATACAGAACTGGACAATATCGCGAAGCAATACGGCATAAAAGGGATTCCCACCAAACTGGTAATAGATGGCAACGGCAGGATCCGTTTCCGGGTGGTGGGCTTTGATGGCGGAGCCGACGCGGCAGTGGAAGAACTCTCCGCATTAATTGAAATAACAAAGCAACAACAGGAAGGCGCGGAATAAATACCACAGGTGTTTCATAGCGCATTTATAGCAGTTTTGAGCATGTACATTTCGGGAACTGATGCCATTGAAATGTGCATGCTCAAATATTACCATCAAGAAAACGTCTCCTCTTACTCCTTTTCCAGCCTTTGTTCGCAGGGCTTATAGCGCAGATAAACTTAAGCCCCCATGTGCATGTTTTCCCTTTGGGCTTTATTGCACCACCTCAAACACATAACGCCCGGGTTGCACACTAAAACAACATTTCCCCTGCTCTTTTCCGGTAAAAACAACAAGTTTATTGTTTCGTAATATTTTTCCATCCAAACGTATTTTATCCGCTGAAGCAGCATTGATACAGAGTTTGGCCATTGTGTTTGGCGGAACGGTTATAGTATAAGTGCAACTGTTTTCTTTCATCGTCCAACCACTTTCAATCCTGCCATAATAACTATCGTAATGTCCTTTCGCGTAAGTGAGTTTCCCGGTTGGGTCGGGTTCGGGCGCCAGTGTAAACTGTTTAAACCCGGGAACAGTGTCATCCCTTTGAATGCCGAGCGCATACTCACAAAGCCAGGCGCCAACTGCCCCGAATGAATAGTGGTTGAAGGAGTTCATCGTATTGTTTCCGCCGAATCCATGAGTATGCGTATAGGCATTCAGTCTTTCCCAGATGGTAGTCGCGCCCTGCGCAACCGGGTACAACCACGATGGGTATTGTTCCTGAAGGAGTAACCGGTAAGCGAGGTCGTTTTTCTTACTTTCTGAAAGTGCGTGGTTCAGCCATGCGGTCCCGATAAATCCCGTCATCAGCGAATAGGGCGGACATATTGTTCCGTCACCTGCTTTATTCTCCCTGGCAACCGACCGGGCAAAACTGCTGATGGCGAGAGGCCGGTTCGATTCATTGAAGATGTTGAAAGACAGCGGCAGCGCATAGGATGCCTGCGTATCCACGGGTTTACCACGAAAATGCGTGGTGCCGGTAGTGGAATCGATATAGGTTTTGTTGAAAAAATCTTTGCGTTCCATATGCCGCCTGTTGAAGAACGTTGCGTCTTCTTTCTTTCCTAAGATGGCCGCGATTTTTTCCACTACCTCAAGGTCATAAATAAAATAAGCTTCCCAAAGCAATGATTTTTCCGTGCGGTCGTATTCGGGACTGAGCCAGTCGCCAAGGCTGCCCCAGTTGTTTCTTTCCTTTTCACACAACACTTTTGTAACCGGGTCAATCTGAGATTCCAGGTAAACGATGTATGCTTTCATGGCGGCATAATGATCGCGCAGCAAATCCATATCTCCGTACTGCCGGTAGCTTTCCCAGGCTACGGTTATCCCCGCGCTGCCCCAGAGCACGCCGCCAAAACCGCCTCCAAGTGGGGCCACATCCGGGAACCGTCCCTGTTCGTTTTGCACTTCACGCATGGCCCGCATGTGGTTCCGTAAGAATGCCGGGATATCAGCGAGGTAAGTGGCGGTACGTGAAAACACTGAAATATCACCGCTCCAGCCCAGCCTTTCGTTCCGCTGCGGACAATCGGTGGGAATGGAAATAAAATTGCCCAAGGCCGACCATTCAATATTTTTCCATAACCTGTTGACCAGGGTATCTGAAGTTTCAAAACCGGAAGCGATGGTATGGATAGAACTTAACACATCGCCCTGGACCGCGTTCAATGGTAAAGCGCGGGGTATACCGGTAATTTCAATGTACCGGAAGCCATGGTAAGTAAACCGTGGATTAATTGTTTCAACACCGCCTTTGGAAATATAAATATCCTGCGCCATGGCGGCACGGATATTTTCGAGCATGATCATGCCCGTATTGTTTTTGTACTCCGGGAGCGAAGGATATTTTACTTCCGCGAAACGTAGTGTCACCTTCGTTCCTGGCGACATACCGCTGAGGGTGATCCGCGGCACACCGGCTATATTCTGGCTGAGGTCATAAACATACACACCGGGACGCACTTCTTCCATAGCTACGGCGCTCAGTGTGCGCACTTTTTTGACAGCCAGTCCCGGTGCGGATTCAAGGCGAAACGCAATGTAATCATTGACCATGGGCATGTTGTGCGCCAGGTTAATGGCATCGTTGCTGGTGTTGCCCGCAAGGGGTACTTCCACCGCCATTTTCCAACGGCTGTCATCATAACCAGGGTTTGACCAATTTTCTATAAGCGCTTCCTTTCGCGCATCATATACTTCGCCCTGGAAAAGGCTGCCATACACCATGGGGCCATCGCTGAAACCGCGCCAGCTTCCCGGATCAGTTTTCACCACTTCTTCCGTACCATCCGCGTAAGTGATGATCAGTTGCGCGAGCAGAGATTGCCTGTCGCCGAAAAAGTTCCAGAATGCGCCCATATAAGTAGTGGCGCCGCTCCACCAGCCTTCACTCAATACTGCGCCCAGCGCGTTCTTCCCGGCTTGTAAATTTTCCGTAACGTCAAATACCTGGTAATGCTGAATTTTATTGTACTGCGTTAATCCGGGATTCAGGTATGCTTCGTCCACCCGTTTGCCGTTCAGGTGTACATCGTAGATACCGCGTGCGCTGATGTAAAGTCTGGCTTTCTTTACCGGAGTTGATTTCACGCCGAAAGTAGTGCGCAGCATCGGCGCTGAATGGCGGCTGGGGTCAGAACTGAGGAAGAAGTCAGCCACCCCAGCATGCACTTTATATGCATTGTCCTTTACACTGAATACTTTGTCTTCAGACTGAAATAGCCTTTCCTGCTCTTTCGAAGGATCATCAGCAAAAAATTTGTTGGAAGGTCCGCGGTAATGCCTAACCGCAATATCTGAAAAGTAAGCAGACTGACCTGCCGGAACATACAACCCGACATCCGCCAATACCGGGAAAGCGATAAAATCACCGCCACCACCCAGCGGGTTCAGGTTAACCCTGCCCAAACGATTAGCGGATGCCGTTCCATTCAGAAACAATTCCGTATCACCCAATACAGACGATACATGAAAATGGTGCACCTGATATAAGTTCTGCCTGTTCAATAATTTTTCGGGAACCTGAAACGAGAACAACGGCTTTTCTTTTTGATCCTTTTTGCTATAACCCACTCTGTAAATCTTCACAAGCGCAAGAGCATCTTTGAGCAAAGGAGCGATATCCAGTTCCACCATTACATATGAACTGTCTTTGGGATTGCTGAGGCCCTGATGATTTTTATTTTTATCCATGAGCCGGGCATCGTTGGCGCCATACAGAAATCCGGCTTTGGTGCTGTTGGTATTTTTATCCAGCTGAATTGAAAACTCCAGCCTGAATACTGGGAGGTATTGCGCGTGCAGTACTTGTTGCTCATCGCTTAGGCCGATCCATTTTGCGTTGTTCCAGGCGGAATAAACCTTTTCCTGCTCCATCAACCCGGTTTCGAACCAGGATTCCGCGCTATGCGGGTGCTGCTTTTGGTCCCATACCGTTAACTTCCAGCGGTAACGGGTGCGGGGGCTTAACGCGGCGCCATCGTACCTTATACCAAGCGAATGACCGCTTTTCATTTTTCCCGTGTTCCATACTTCTATGCCCTCTTCATCTAATACTACAAGCCGGTAAGCGGTTTGCCGTGCCCCTCTTTCATTCGTTGACATCCGCCAGCTGAACCGGGGGGCTGCAACATCTACCCCCAACGGTGTTGCTGTATATTCTGTTTTGAGGTCTTCTATTTTGATGGAATAGCGGGATGAATCGTAGCGCTGTTCACTATTAAGAAGACGGTTGTCCGTTGCTTTGGATTCAATGCTTGCTAAGGAAACTGTTATTGTAAGTAAAAAAGTAAGGGCTTTCGGGGAATAGGAAAAATATCTCATGTAAAGGAAGCTATATTATAACTGTAAAGTATACACCTTTACAAAATAAGCGATATTCTTCCGCTAAAACAACCGGCAAAGTACACTAAATAAAAAAGCGCCACAAACTGATATGTTTATGACGCATGGTTTTAAACTTTGATTTTAAAGGATGTGAAGCGAAATAACCCTCACACTTAAATAGGCCTATCCTATTTCTTTTCTTCCTCATCTTCCTTCTCCTCTCCCGTATCCTCCATTTCCTCTCTTACCTCATTGGCAAGGGATGAAAGTGGCCCTTTCATCTTCTCCTGAGGATCCGTGGTGTGCAATGTTTCGGGATCTGGCTTGAAGGCGGATTCGTCTTGTTCTTTGTTTTTCTTGTCTGTCATATGCGTAGTTTAGCATATAAGCAACAAAACCGTGCCAGCCCATGCTATACATCCATTGCGGAAACATTTACCCGTAGATGTATTCAGGCGCCCTGTCCAAGATTTTTCGTGAGTCCGCCATCCATGTAAAAAGTGGAACCGGTGGAATAATCACTGTCGCTGCTGGCTAGGAACAGCGCTAATTTGGCGATTTCTTCCGGCTTACCGGCACGCTTCATTGGAATATGCTGCTCTTTTTCCTTTCGAACGGAAGCATCGTCCATGGCTTCCTGGTTCATGGGGGTGAGTATCATGCCTGGCGCGATGTTGTTTACCTGGATGCCTTTATCCGCCACTTCCAGCGCAAGGCAGCGGGAGAAGTTCCGGATACCGGCTTTTGAGGCGTTGTAATCGGAATTTCCGGGGGAAGCGATGGATTCGTGCACCGAAGATATGTTGATGATCTTTCCCGGTTTACCGGCAGCCAGGCGTTGACGTACGAATGCGCGCGAACAAAAGAAAGTACCGTATAGATTTGTTCTGATGGTTTTATCAAACACTTCGGTATCCATCTCCGCCACGGGGATGCCGGAACCATTCACCCCTGCATTGTTCACGAGTATATCTAGTCCGCCGAATTTTTCCTGAATAAGATCGAATGCCTGCTGTACCGATGTTTCATCGCTCACGTCCAACTTTAATACCAGGGTTTCAGCACCGGCCGCAGTGGCTTCTTCTGCCGCGGCTTCCGCGCCTTCGTTGTCGGAATGGTAGGTGAAGATAACTTTCGCGCCGTTGCGGGCGAATTCAAGTGCGATGGCGCGGCCGATGCCGGAATCGGAGCCGGTAATAAGGGCGGTTTTGTGTTGAAGTACCTGCATAATTTTGGATACGGCGGTGAAAAAACCGTACCAACACACGGTATTGTTCTACGACTATTTCTGCCTTAACTCATCAGAAACATCAAAACCACGCTCGTGGTAGTCGTGGCAAACCTCTTTAACAGGTGTGGCCGTCTCCTCAACTTGCAGCATTTCGGCAAGTATCATCAGTGGTTCATCGGGTGAAAGTAGCATAAACAAGTCCATTTAACCGCAAAGTTGTTACTTCCGGCATTGGTATACAATAGCAACGGTAAGAGTTTACAATCAGTTAATGTGCGCTAAATATATTATTTTCAACTTTCGCAGACCTATATCCGGTATAGTTGTTGTAACCATCGATTACCGGAATGGCAAAGCGGAAAGCAGCCAATAAATAGTAGCATAAAAAATGTTTGATCAGTATGGACAAAAGACCGGACGCAGGTTTCTTTGGAGCCCCTGAAATTGACTTATCTAATTTAGACGCGTTGAGTAAACAAGCGCCCGAAATCATTGTC encodes the following:
- a CDS encoding RagB/SusD family nutrient uptake outer membrane protein, coding for MYTKYIIAFLLAGSIAGTGCKKYLQIQPEGAYTEEQVFANAMAAQQALNGLYIDMAHNDLYGAALTQTYVELMAQRYRTRSSALNNYAYFQGYQYTAPQALPVFDGIWKKAYGTILATNVFLGNIDKAMAAKRFPEAEAKLMQGEALAARAMLHFDMLRLFGPGYSQGNAQPAIPYYTNGDGKSQPILTTAEALQKVLDDLEKAELLLSEDSIRQSGVVRNNSFFNGFRNQRMNFYAVKALQARAYLWGGRKEDAYNAALAVISEGEKWFPWTDFNAIRGATDPDRVFSPELLLSIYNPNMYTNYNQFFNPGIDVSSVLTAEASILRTAFEANENDYRYTTTWFSTTKPYVTFFKYADAVSTTSPWRFLQPLIRKTELYYILAETTNDPASAVGYLNLVRNKRGLPALASNAVLRTEITKEYRKEFFGEGQLFFYYKRIGQATIPGANSSGSVTPTYIVPLPLSETSTR
- a CDS encoding DUF4843 domain-containing protein, with product MKKLFYLGMVLTMALGCKKEPLLTYDTDDNIYFNYKVGPLEIPSDSLIYSFAYSDVNVQEATIGIPLAVTGLPNENDRTFELEIDPSSTAKEGVHYDAFTTIVHAGKVRDTLKIRLHRTPDLASGRKTLYFRLKPNASFKTNIPIGIGNSRDTTQLLRFMIVTTDILEAGPNWSDYQYYLGDFSVKKMKLMNELFQMPLDLWTVPLTTAITTDVIYYGSLMSRYLTDQELQGNTIFEADGITPMKMGFHFQ
- a CDS encoding PKD-like family lipoprotein, whose product is MQPIYKYLLFAALCWSIAGCYKDKGNYDYQAINELTIRNLDTVQGYSVDLGQVLTVSPQIIGTQDTDGTSRPYKYEWSIDFPVYDSVISTEKNLSVKMTMAPGSYTLLFRVIDEVTGVRFQKRAPLLVSTSIFEGYMVLSDVNGHARLDMIPYTRATNTFKVIPDVLAYAGSTFPQQGKPLQVFCMDKNAFFDVKPNSYRIYILTETGTSWVNPETFAYGPLDNIRYEMTGNIPANFKATRMGGEVIFGLFPGMTLVSGNEVYTRLSDAPNFPYAACNIYPGAAKPFKAHPQVIIGGLNMVVFNMDKRTFTSGFFSAVSLNDMAPGLNYPTGKDLVHMEYDGSGSAYAILKDPGVQQYYLLRFVPGAEVTYFEPLNATDIASATQFAVSPQFGYLFYSAGGKLYEYDLSLKQSFLMADKGNSVISHLSFQRFYNSSRVPKYAEWSRLLTVGSYNPAQEEGKNGTIELYNILPVNEQITLANSWTGFGKVTSVSFRER
- a CDS encoding TlpA disulfide reductase family protein, with the translated sequence MKIRTYFTILALAFASIAYSQETKEDSLLIQRCIELAMEGTDESLQKARVQVMILAAKGKEHQLMKATQIAFVLGFAPLSDSLLNVAVKKFPKGEAARGMALSNVYNKKQNAVEMETAYRKWKRDFPQKQEDTQSEDDASARIGAAFAAERNYKQMARWFEKISDSLLLGRTEIETAETALNNGDTAVTTALLNKGVPRLRRAAALEMYRNQLNTYLQRYAFMLYKLGKYPEALAVSTEVYNAPGNKKASLQREHGMILVANGKGKEALPLLAALVKQGQSDAQLNQALQDAYLDEKGSLEGFQAYRSALKEEMVQHVRNGLSEKMINEEAPRFALKDQDGKTVSLADMKGKIVVLDFWATWCGPCKESFPAMKIAVEKFRSDTSVHFFFVDCLERVKDPKPAVMAFIHKNNYPFHVLFDTELDNIAKQYGIKGIPTKLVIDGNGRIRFRVVGFDGGADAAVEELSALIEITKQQQEGAE
- a CDS encoding alpha-L-rhamnosidase; the encoded protein is MRYFSYSPKALTFLLTITVSLASIESKATDNRLLNSEQRYDSSRYSIKIEDLKTEYTATPLGVDVAAPRFSWRMSTNERGARQTAYRLVVLDEEGIEVWNTGKMKSGHSLGIRYDGAALSPRTRYRWKLTVWDQKQHPHSAESWFETGLMEQEKVYSAWNNAKWIGLSDEQQVLHAQYLPVFRLEFSIQLDKNTNSTKAGFLYGANDARLMDKNKNHQGLSNPKDSSYVMVELDIAPLLKDALALVKIYRVGYSKKDQKEKPLFSFQVPEKLLNRQNLYQVHHFHVSSVLGDTELFLNGTASANRLGRVNLNPLGGGGDFIAFPVLADVGLYVPAGQSAYFSDIAVRHYRGPSNKFFADDPSKEQERLFQSEDKVFSVKDNAYKVHAGVADFFLSSDPSRHSAPMLRTTFGVKSTPVKKARLYISARGIYDVHLNGKRVDEAYLNPGLTQYNKIQHYQVFDVTENLQAGKNALGAVLSEGWWSGATTYMGAFWNFFGDRQSLLAQLIITYADGTEEVVKTDPGSWRGFSDGPMVYGSLFQGEVYDARKEALIENWSNPGYDDSRWKMAVEVPLAGNTSNDAINLAHNMPMVNDYIAFRLESAPGLAVKKVRTLSAVAMEEVRPGVYVYDLSQNIAGVPRITLSGMSPGTKVTLRFAEVKYPSLPEYKNNTGMIMLENIRAAMAQDIYISKGGVETINPRFTYHGFRYIEITGIPRALPLNAVQGDVLSSIHTIASGFETSDTLVNRLWKNIEWSALGNFISIPTDCPQRNERLGWSGDISVFSRTATYLADIPAFLRNHMRAMREVQNEQGRFPDVAPLGGGFGGVLWGSAGITVAWESYRQYGDMDLLRDHYAAMKAYIVYLESQIDPVTKVLCEKERNNWGSLGDWLSPEYDRTEKSLLWEAYFIYDLEVVEKIAAILGKKEDATFFNRRHMERKDFFNKTYIDSTTGTTHFRGKPVDTQASYALPLSFNIFNESNRPLAISSFARSVARENKAGDGTICPPYSLMTGFIGTAWLNHALSESKKNDLAYRLLLQEQYPSWLYPVAQGATTIWERLNAYTHTHGFGGNNTMNSFNHYSFGAVGAWLCEYALGIQRDDTVPGFKQFTLAPEPDPTGKLTYAKGHYDSYYGRIESGWTMKENSCTYTITVPPNTMAKLCINAASADKIRLDGKILRNNKLVVFTGKEQGKCCFSVQPGRYVFEVVQ
- a CDS encoding SDR family NAD(P)-dependent oxidoreductase, which encodes MQVLQHKTALITGSDSGIGRAIALEFARNGAKVIFTYHSDNEGAEAAAEEATAAGAETLVLKLDVSDETSVQQAFDLIQEKFGGLDILVNNAGVNGSGIPVAEMDTEVFDKTIRTNLYGTFFCSRAFVRQRLAAGKPGKIINISSVHESIASPGNSDYNASKAGIRNFSRCLALEVADKGIQVNNIAPGMILTPMNQEAMDDASVRKEKEQHIPMKRAGKPEEIAKLALFLASSDSDYSTGSTFYMDGGLTKNLGQGA